The proteins below are encoded in one region of Gambusia affinis linkage group LG07, SWU_Gaff_1.0, whole genome shotgun sequence:
- the LOC122833760 gene encoding calmodulin-binding transcription activator 1-like isoform X7: MAAENKPEGLKKIRNPERMVRIAVGYTGHTPPKSDESDANNEPGQLKIYLPKKLLECLPKCSSLPKERHRWNTNEEIAAYLITFEKHDEWLTTSPKTRPQNGSMILYNRKKVKYRKDGYCWKKRKDGKTTREDHMKLKVQGVECLYGCYVHSSIIPTFHRRCYWLLQNPDIVLVHYLNVPAVDDSGKPCGPVLCSINTDRKEWAKWSKEELIGQLKPMCAGSSLHQKCSSVKQRIISSKQESGAGGGTAVGTSVAAGKRAEEADGTEVQNSDVSEGQTEANPGGGRSRAGGGERRNGRITKPSLLPQSSMEVSSSTSTNQVEVPDTTQSSPLSIASDMADSPALAIGTSLSQSTAVFMSEVTTLTGDSVYSAGHTHLLASTHESTTTGILLAVAPDNQRFASFSGGVGLGEGGELVLSSSLDSGVGVSLPETTMTFDPDCFLNNPKQGQTYGGGGGKTEGCNGDDGGLHCSTNGFIYNPALVNNIKTEATPLEQPLATQSSYVGEGTGLSPSTTLEQMDFSAVMSSACVSSLNQPAHHPSPGLFLQASPQTTQPSQLQVNGTKATQESSETRAYIGLPPMVTDSPVTNGEAHTHLHQVSTDQQALCARNGQAAAVGSFPLTTQDVEQPDSRSHQEVAALEKPTENGEDLLLKAGDPHEAYASVDAKHFLQPTDDTGGGDESGGGGGGGGGTENEIICNGVSISGASSSVVASPQSIGVGANIEGALYSSPLPQQGAGVPATTAGAGAAISLEGFEASFGSQFSDLINDFISVEGSGGGVAAAVSGVLMPQEGAVGEEHSTAAGHLQASEVEQGALGLLQETGRLFAVTDYSPEWSYPEGGVKVLITGPWLESSSEYSCLFDHISVPAALIQPGVLRCYCPAHDTGLVMLQVAMGGEVISSSVVFEYKARDLPALPSSQHDWLSLDDTQFRMSILERLEQMEQRMAEITNQNPGSEAMATKGGGVEGGGANDPRSQSSPDQSTFEGRVVVVCEKMMSQPCWASSNQLVHSKNSRGMTLLHLAAAQGYAGLIQTLIRWRTKHADSIDLELEVDPLNVDHFSCTPLMWACALGHTEAALVLYQWDPRALAIPDSLGRLPLNIARSRGHTRLAELLEQLQQSPQTKGQPADSWMEKWKGGSQNRGINSSSSTNPTPEVRRNRTESQPLNQSWSQTGQTPQPGANVEQGGPPPAKRLKSNPASQQQLANSAPGANTISSLLDSSPRPNPLPSVLPKSQKTELTYQRAPLSSSTTDRLQFTGAPFSHLQARIRRSEGSNLWSLRRSLGQNSLVRRIQGKERLAIHLRQRVLSDRGEETELLTYQDNSDDLQVDITMLADHIMDASAGRLKQTTVTETDSAKVGISSDVKSLSGYLDEVERFLKSKPQATSPKPNALSGLEEQPTPHANQAPSSPFDWSSFLCAAMQEEKLKTNSSCLAMTESEQQELYETIRRALHSLRKHKGPIQEQHKEIAAVIQRCYKRYKQYALYKRMTLAAILIQSRFRSFHEQRKFQQSRRAAVLIQQYYRSYKHSLSILTKKQNQAARKILRFLLRCRHSPLMDHRPLKQGQRAEKGQGS; encoded by the exons TGTCTGTATGGCTGCTACGTCCACTCCTCCATCATCCCCACCTTCCATCGTAGATGctattggctgctgcag AACCCAGACATCGTGCTGGTGCACTACCTGAATGTGCCGGCAGTGGATGACAGCGGGAAGCCGTGCGGTCCGGTCCTCTGCTCCATCAACACGGACAGGAAAGAGTGGGCCAAGTGGAGCAAAGAGGAGCTCATTGGACAGCTCAAACCTATGT GTGCTGGAAGCAGCCTTCATCAGAAATGTTCCAGTGTGAAGCAGCGTATCATCTCATCCAAACAGGAGTCCGGAGCAGGAGGAGGGACAGCAGTAGGAACCAGTGTAGCAGCAGGAAAGAGAGCTGAGGAAGCAGATGGCACGGAGGTCCAGAACAGTGATGTATCGGAGGGCCAGACTGAGGCCAATCCTGGCGGGGGGAGGAGTCGGGCAGGTGGAGGCGAGAGGAGGAATGGCAGGATAACCAAACCTTCCCTTCTCCCACAGAGCAGCATGGAGGTGTCTTCTTCCACCTCAACCAACCAGGTGGAGGTACCCGACACCACCCAGAGCTCCCCTCTGTCTATTGCCAGCGACATGGCGGACAGCCCAGCTCTTGCCATTGGCACCAGCTTGTCACAAAGCACTGCTGTGTTCATGTCAGAGGTCACCACTCTAACTGGTGATTCGGTATACTCGGCCGGCCACACCCATCTGCTGGCTTCCACCCACGAGAGTACCACCACGGGTATCCTGTTGGCTGTCGCCCCTGACAACCAGAGGTTTGCATCGTTCAGTGGAGGGGTGGGATTAGGTGAAGGAGGAGAGTTGGTTCTGTCCAGCTCTTTAGACTCTGGAGTTGGAGTCAGCCTTCCTGAGACCaccatgacctttgaccccgaCTGCTTCCTCAACAATCCCAAGCAGGGCCAGACGTACGGGGGAGGTGGAGGGAAGACAGAGGGATGCAATGGTGATGATGGGGGACTCCACTGCTCCACTAACGGTTTCATTTACAACCCGGCACTCGTCAACAACATCAAGACGGAGGCTACGCCACTGGAGCAGCCGCTGGCGACCCAGAGCAGCTACGTGGGCGAAGGAACTGGCCTTAGCCCCAGCACCACCCTGGAACAGATGGACTTCAGTGCTGTCATGTCATCGGCCTGTGTCTCAAGTCTGAACCAGCCGGCACACCATCCCTCCCCGGGCCTCTTCCTCCAGGCCTCCCCCCAGACAACCCAGCCCTCTCAGCTGCAGGTCAACGGCACCAAGGCAACCCAGGAATCCAGCGAAACGCGGGCCTACATCGGCCTCCCCCCGATGGTCACTGACTCTCCTGTCACTAACGGAGAAGCGCATACACACCTCCACCAAGTGAGCACAGACCAGCAGGCGCTGTGTGCGAGGAATGGGCAAGCGGCAGCAGTCGGGTCGTTTCCCCTGACAACACAAGACGTTGAGCAACCAGACAGCAGGAGCCACCAGGAGGTCGCAGCCTTAGAGAAACCGACAGAAAATGGAGAAGATTTACTGCTCAAGGCAGGGGATCCTCATGAGGCCTATGCGAGTGTTGACGCCAAGCATTTTCTCCAGCCCACAGATGACACCGGAGGGGGGGACGAGAGTGGAGGAGGCGGAGGGGGCGGAGGAGGAACggaaaatgaaattatatgTAATGGCGTGAGCATTTCAGGTGCTAGTAGTTCAGTGGTGGCCAGTCCTCAATCGATAGGTGTAGGTGCAAACATCGAAGGTGCTCTCTACAGCTCTCCGCTACCTCAGCAAGGTGCAGGGGTACCGGCAACGACAGCTGGGGCCGGGGCGGCTATCAGTCTGGAAGGGTTTGAAGCGTCTTTTGGAAGCCAGTTCTCCGATCTTATCAATGATTTCATCTCTGTGGAGGGATCTGGGGGAGGGGTGGCGGCAGCAGTCTCTGGGGTCCTGATGCCCCAGGAGGGCGCAGTAGGAGAGGAACACAGCACAGCGGCCGGTCACCTGCAGGCATCCGAGGTGGAGCAGGGGGCACTGGGACTACTCCAGGAGACTGGCAGGCTGTTCGCCGTGACGGACTACTCCCCAGAGTGGTCTTATCCAGAG GGAGGAGTAAAGGTGTTGATTACTGGTCCATGGTTGGAGTCCAGCAGTGAATACAGCTGCCTCTTCGACCACATCAGTGTCCCAGCTGCCCTCATCCAGCCCGGGGTGCTGCGCTGCTACTGCCCAG CTCATGACACAGGACTGGTGATGCTGCAGGTCGCCATGGGTGGTGAGGTCATCTCTTCTTCGGTAGTGTTTGAATATAAGGCACGCGACCTGCCAGCACTGCCATCTTCTCAGCACGACTGGCTGTCCCTGGATG ACACCCAATTCAGGATGTCCATTCTGGAGCGTTTGGAGCAAATGGAGCAAAGGATGGCtgaaataaccaatcagaaccCTGGCTCAGAAGCCATGGCAACCAAGGGTGGAGGAGTGGAGGGGGGAGGAGCCAATGATCCGCGGTCTCAA AGCTCCCCTGATCAGAGCACATTTGAGGGTCGTGTGGTTGTGGTGTGTGAGAAGATGATGTCCCAGCCCTGTTGGGCTTCTTCAAACCAACTCGTCCACAGTAAGAACTCCAGAGGAATGACGTTGCTGCATCTGGCCGCAGCTCAGGGATACGCGGGGCTCATCCAGACACTCATCCGCTGGCG CACAAAGCATGCCGACAGCATTGACCTGGAACTGGAAGTGGATCCTCTTAACGTCGACCACTTCTCCTGCACGCCACTT ATGTGGGCGTGTGCTTTGGGCCACACTGAGGCAGCACTGGTTCTGTACCAGTGGGACCCAAGAGCTCTTGCCATTCCCGACTCTCTGGGTCGCCTGCCGCTGAATATCGCCCGATCCCGTGGTCACACTCGATTGGCCGAGCTcttggagcagctgcagcagagtcCTCAAACTAAGGGACAGCCTGCGGACAGTTGGATGGAGAAGTGGAAAGGAGGATCACAGAACAGAGGAATCAACAGCAGCTCCAGCACCAACCCAACCCCAG AGGTGAgaagaaacagaacagagaGCCAACCATTAAACCAGAGCTGGAGCCAAACTGGTCAAACACCCCAACCTGGAGCTAACGTGGAACAAGGAGGTCCACCCCCAGCCAAGCGTCTCAAATCTAACCCCGCGAGCCAACAGCAGCTCGCCAACTCAGCCCCCGGCGCCAACACCATCAGCTCCCTCCTCGACTCTTCCCCGAGGCCTAATCCTCTCCCATCTGTCTTACCCAAGTCCCAAAAAACTGAGCTCACCTACCAGAGAGCACCTCTTTCCAGCTCCACCACGGACCGGCTTCAGTTCACTGGTGCCCCGTTCTCTCACCTGCAGGCCAGGATAAGGAGGTCTGAGGGGAGCAACCTGTGGAGCCTGAGACGGTCTCTTGGACAAAATAGTCTGGTCCGGAGAATTCAAGGAAAAGAACGGTTGGCCATTCATCTGCGGCAGAGAGTGCTGTCCGACAGGGGAGAGGAGACTGAGCTGCTGACCTACCAGGATAACTCAGATGACTTGCAG GTGGACATCACGATGCTTGCTGATCACATCATGGATGCTTCAGCTGGAAGGCTTAAGCAGACTACAGTCACTGAAACAGATTCTGCAAAGGTTGGCATCAGCAGTGACGTAAAGTCACTGTCTGGCTACCTTGATGAGGTGGAAAG gTTTCTAAAATCTAAGCCCCAGGCTACAAGCCCCAAACCAAATGCACTCTCAGGGCTGGAGGAGCAGCCGACTCCTCATGCAAACCAAGCGCCCTCGTCTCCCTTTGACTGGAGTTCCTTCCTCTGTGCAGCTATGCAGGAGgagaagttaaaaacaaactcctCCTGTCTAGCCATGACTGAGTCAGAGCAGCAAGAGCTGTACGAAACCATCAGGCGTGCTCTGCACTCTCTCAGAAAACACAAG GGTCCCATTCAGGAACAACACAAAGAGATTGCAGCAGTGATTCAACGCTGCTACAAGAGATACAAGCAG TATGCACTTTATAAGAGGATGACTTTGGCAGCCATCCTGATCCAGAGTCGTTTCCGGAGTTTCCATGAACAGAGGAAGTTCCAGCAGAGTCGTAGAGCAGCAGTCCTCATCCAGCAATACTACCGCTCCTATAAGCACTCCCTCAG CATCCTAACTAAAAAACAGAACCAGGCTGCTCGCAAGATCCTGAGGTTCCTGCTCCGCTGCCGCCACAG CCCCTTGATGGACCACAGGCCTCTGAAACAG GGCCAGAGAGCAGAGAAAGGCCAGGGGTCCTGA
- the LOC122833760 gene encoding calmodulin-binding transcription activator 1-like isoform X4: MTVNRQRIQNRGRVVPSVRTGIGLKKIRNPERMVRIAVGYTGHTPPKSDESDANNEPGQLKIYLPKKLLECLPKCSSLPKERHRWNTNEEIAAYLITFEKHDEWLTTSPKTRPQNGSMILYNRKKVKYRKDGYCWKKRKDGKTTREDHMKLKVQGVECLYGCYVHSSIIPTFHRRCYWLLQNPDIVLVHYLNVPAVDDSGKPCGPVLCSINTDRKEWAKWSKEELIGQLKPMCAGSSLHQKCSSVKQRIISSKQESGAGGGTAVGTSVAAGKRAEEADGTEVQNSDVSEGQTEANPGGGRSRAGGGERRNGRITKPSLLPQSSMEVSSSTSTNQVEVPDTTQSSPLSIASDMADSPALAIGTSLSQSTAVFMSEVTTLTGDSVYSAGHTHLLASTHESTTTGILLAVAPDNQRFASFSGGVGLGEGGELVLSSSLDSGVGVSLPETTMTFDPDCFLNNPKQGQTYGGGGGKTEGCNGDDGGLHCSTNGFIYNPALVNNIKTEATPLEQPLATQSSYVGEGTGLSPSTTLEQMDFSAVMSSACVSSLNQPAHHPSPGLFLQASPQTTQPSQLQVNGTKATQESSETRAYIGLPPMVTDSPVTNGEAHTHLHQVSTDQQALCARNGQAAAVGSFPLTTQDVEQPDSRSHQEVAALEKPTENGEDLLLKAGDPHEAYASVDAKHFLQPTDDTGGGDESGGGGGGGGGTENEIICNGVSISGASSSVVASPQSIGVGANIEGALYSSPLPQQGAGVPATTAGAGAAISLEGFEASFGSQFSDLINDFISVEGSGGGVAAAVSGVLMPQEGAVGEEHSTAAGHLQASEVEQGALGLLQETGRLFAVTDYSPEWSYPEGGVKVLITGPWLESSSEYSCLFDHISVPAALIQPGVLRCYCPAHDTGLVMLQVAMGGEVISSSVVFEYKARDLPALPSSQHDWLSLDDTQFRMSILERLEQMEQRMAEITNQNPGSEAMATKGGGVEGGGANDPRSQSSPDQSTFEGRVVVVCEKMMSQPCWASSNQLVHSKNSRGMTLLHLAAAQGYAGLIQTLIRWRTKHADSIDLELEVDPLNVDHFSCTPLMWACALGHTEAALVLYQWDPRALAIPDSLGRLPLNIARSRGHTRLAELLEQLQQSPQTKGQPADSWMEKWKGGSQNRGINSSSSTNPTPEVRRNRTESQPLNQSWSQTGQTPQPGANVEQGGPPPAKRLKSNPASQQQLANSAPGANTISSLLDSSPRPNPLPSVLPKSQKTELTYQRAPLSSSTTDRLQFTGAPFSHLQARIRRSEGSNLWSLRRSLGQNSLVRRIQGKERLAIHLRQRVLSDRGEETELLTYQDNSDDLQVDITMLADHIMDASAGRLKQTTVTETDSAKVGISSDVKSLSGYLDEVERFLKSKPQATSPKPNALSGLEEQPTPHANQAPSSPFDWSSFLCAAMQEEKLKTNSSCLAMTESEQQELYETIRRALHSLRKHKGPIQEQHKEIAAVIQRCYKRYKQYALYKRMTLAAILIQSRFRSFHEQRKFQQSRRAAVLIQQYYRSYKHSLSILTKKQNQAARKILRFLLRCRHSPLMDHRPLKQGQRAEKGQGS, from the exons TGTCTGTATGGCTGCTACGTCCACTCCTCCATCATCCCCACCTTCCATCGTAGATGctattggctgctgcag AACCCAGACATCGTGCTGGTGCACTACCTGAATGTGCCGGCAGTGGATGACAGCGGGAAGCCGTGCGGTCCGGTCCTCTGCTCCATCAACACGGACAGGAAAGAGTGGGCCAAGTGGAGCAAAGAGGAGCTCATTGGACAGCTCAAACCTATGT GTGCTGGAAGCAGCCTTCATCAGAAATGTTCCAGTGTGAAGCAGCGTATCATCTCATCCAAACAGGAGTCCGGAGCAGGAGGAGGGACAGCAGTAGGAACCAGTGTAGCAGCAGGAAAGAGAGCTGAGGAAGCAGATGGCACGGAGGTCCAGAACAGTGATGTATCGGAGGGCCAGACTGAGGCCAATCCTGGCGGGGGGAGGAGTCGGGCAGGTGGAGGCGAGAGGAGGAATGGCAGGATAACCAAACCTTCCCTTCTCCCACAGAGCAGCATGGAGGTGTCTTCTTCCACCTCAACCAACCAGGTGGAGGTACCCGACACCACCCAGAGCTCCCCTCTGTCTATTGCCAGCGACATGGCGGACAGCCCAGCTCTTGCCATTGGCACCAGCTTGTCACAAAGCACTGCTGTGTTCATGTCAGAGGTCACCACTCTAACTGGTGATTCGGTATACTCGGCCGGCCACACCCATCTGCTGGCTTCCACCCACGAGAGTACCACCACGGGTATCCTGTTGGCTGTCGCCCCTGACAACCAGAGGTTTGCATCGTTCAGTGGAGGGGTGGGATTAGGTGAAGGAGGAGAGTTGGTTCTGTCCAGCTCTTTAGACTCTGGAGTTGGAGTCAGCCTTCCTGAGACCaccatgacctttgaccccgaCTGCTTCCTCAACAATCCCAAGCAGGGCCAGACGTACGGGGGAGGTGGAGGGAAGACAGAGGGATGCAATGGTGATGATGGGGGACTCCACTGCTCCACTAACGGTTTCATTTACAACCCGGCACTCGTCAACAACATCAAGACGGAGGCTACGCCACTGGAGCAGCCGCTGGCGACCCAGAGCAGCTACGTGGGCGAAGGAACTGGCCTTAGCCCCAGCACCACCCTGGAACAGATGGACTTCAGTGCTGTCATGTCATCGGCCTGTGTCTCAAGTCTGAACCAGCCGGCACACCATCCCTCCCCGGGCCTCTTCCTCCAGGCCTCCCCCCAGACAACCCAGCCCTCTCAGCTGCAGGTCAACGGCACCAAGGCAACCCAGGAATCCAGCGAAACGCGGGCCTACATCGGCCTCCCCCCGATGGTCACTGACTCTCCTGTCACTAACGGAGAAGCGCATACACACCTCCACCAAGTGAGCACAGACCAGCAGGCGCTGTGTGCGAGGAATGGGCAAGCGGCAGCAGTCGGGTCGTTTCCCCTGACAACACAAGACGTTGAGCAACCAGACAGCAGGAGCCACCAGGAGGTCGCAGCCTTAGAGAAACCGACAGAAAATGGAGAAGATTTACTGCTCAAGGCAGGGGATCCTCATGAGGCCTATGCGAGTGTTGACGCCAAGCATTTTCTCCAGCCCACAGATGACACCGGAGGGGGGGACGAGAGTGGAGGAGGCGGAGGGGGCGGAGGAGGAACggaaaatgaaattatatgTAATGGCGTGAGCATTTCAGGTGCTAGTAGTTCAGTGGTGGCCAGTCCTCAATCGATAGGTGTAGGTGCAAACATCGAAGGTGCTCTCTACAGCTCTCCGCTACCTCAGCAAGGTGCAGGGGTACCGGCAACGACAGCTGGGGCCGGGGCGGCTATCAGTCTGGAAGGGTTTGAAGCGTCTTTTGGAAGCCAGTTCTCCGATCTTATCAATGATTTCATCTCTGTGGAGGGATCTGGGGGAGGGGTGGCGGCAGCAGTCTCTGGGGTCCTGATGCCCCAGGAGGGCGCAGTAGGAGAGGAACACAGCACAGCGGCCGGTCACCTGCAGGCATCCGAGGTGGAGCAGGGGGCACTGGGACTACTCCAGGAGACTGGCAGGCTGTTCGCCGTGACGGACTACTCCCCAGAGTGGTCTTATCCAGAG GGAGGAGTAAAGGTGTTGATTACTGGTCCATGGTTGGAGTCCAGCAGTGAATACAGCTGCCTCTTCGACCACATCAGTGTCCCAGCTGCCCTCATCCAGCCCGGGGTGCTGCGCTGCTACTGCCCAG CTCATGACACAGGACTGGTGATGCTGCAGGTCGCCATGGGTGGTGAGGTCATCTCTTCTTCGGTAGTGTTTGAATATAAGGCACGCGACCTGCCAGCACTGCCATCTTCTCAGCACGACTGGCTGTCCCTGGATG ACACCCAATTCAGGATGTCCATTCTGGAGCGTTTGGAGCAAATGGAGCAAAGGATGGCtgaaataaccaatcagaaccCTGGCTCAGAAGCCATGGCAACCAAGGGTGGAGGAGTGGAGGGGGGAGGAGCCAATGATCCGCGGTCTCAA AGCTCCCCTGATCAGAGCACATTTGAGGGTCGTGTGGTTGTGGTGTGTGAGAAGATGATGTCCCAGCCCTGTTGGGCTTCTTCAAACCAACTCGTCCACAGTAAGAACTCCAGAGGAATGACGTTGCTGCATCTGGCCGCAGCTCAGGGATACGCGGGGCTCATCCAGACACTCATCCGCTGGCG CACAAAGCATGCCGACAGCATTGACCTGGAACTGGAAGTGGATCCTCTTAACGTCGACCACTTCTCCTGCACGCCACTT ATGTGGGCGTGTGCTTTGGGCCACACTGAGGCAGCACTGGTTCTGTACCAGTGGGACCCAAGAGCTCTTGCCATTCCCGACTCTCTGGGTCGCCTGCCGCTGAATATCGCCCGATCCCGTGGTCACACTCGATTGGCCGAGCTcttggagcagctgcagcagagtcCTCAAACTAAGGGACAGCCTGCGGACAGTTGGATGGAGAAGTGGAAAGGAGGATCACAGAACAGAGGAATCAACAGCAGCTCCAGCACCAACCCAACCCCAG AGGTGAgaagaaacagaacagagaGCCAACCATTAAACCAGAGCTGGAGCCAAACTGGTCAAACACCCCAACCTGGAGCTAACGTGGAACAAGGAGGTCCACCCCCAGCCAAGCGTCTCAAATCTAACCCCGCGAGCCAACAGCAGCTCGCCAACTCAGCCCCCGGCGCCAACACCATCAGCTCCCTCCTCGACTCTTCCCCGAGGCCTAATCCTCTCCCATCTGTCTTACCCAAGTCCCAAAAAACTGAGCTCACCTACCAGAGAGCACCTCTTTCCAGCTCCACCACGGACCGGCTTCAGTTCACTGGTGCCCCGTTCTCTCACCTGCAGGCCAGGATAAGGAGGTCTGAGGGGAGCAACCTGTGGAGCCTGAGACGGTCTCTTGGACAAAATAGTCTGGTCCGGAGAATTCAAGGAAAAGAACGGTTGGCCATTCATCTGCGGCAGAGAGTGCTGTCCGACAGGGGAGAGGAGACTGAGCTGCTGACCTACCAGGATAACTCAGATGACTTGCAG GTGGACATCACGATGCTTGCTGATCACATCATGGATGCTTCAGCTGGAAGGCTTAAGCAGACTACAGTCACTGAAACAGATTCTGCAAAGGTTGGCATCAGCAGTGACGTAAAGTCACTGTCTGGCTACCTTGATGAGGTGGAAAG gTTTCTAAAATCTAAGCCCCAGGCTACAAGCCCCAAACCAAATGCACTCTCAGGGCTGGAGGAGCAGCCGACTCCTCATGCAAACCAAGCGCCCTCGTCTCCCTTTGACTGGAGTTCCTTCCTCTGTGCAGCTATGCAGGAGgagaagttaaaaacaaactcctCCTGTCTAGCCATGACTGAGTCAGAGCAGCAAGAGCTGTACGAAACCATCAGGCGTGCTCTGCACTCTCTCAGAAAACACAAG GGTCCCATTCAGGAACAACACAAAGAGATTGCAGCAGTGATTCAACGCTGCTACAAGAGATACAAGCAG TATGCACTTTATAAGAGGATGACTTTGGCAGCCATCCTGATCCAGAGTCGTTTCCGGAGTTTCCATGAACAGAGGAAGTTCCAGCAGAGTCGTAGAGCAGCAGTCCTCATCCAGCAATACTACCGCTCCTATAAGCACTCCCTCAG CATCCTAACTAAAAAACAGAACCAGGCTGCTCGCAAGATCCTGAGGTTCCTGCTCCGCTGCCGCCACAG CCCCTTGATGGACCACAGGCCTCTGAAACAG GGCCAGAGAGCAGAGAAAGGCCAGGGGTCCTGA